In Humulus lupulus chromosome 6, drHumLupu1.1, whole genome shotgun sequence, a single genomic region encodes these proteins:
- the LOC133785923 gene encoding PTI1-like tyrosine-protein kinase At3g15890 — protein sequence MGSSFSCCGSEKVDEGSPTVGGGSNTWRIFTYKELHVATNGFSEDNKLGEGGFGSVYWGKTTDGLQIAVKKLKAMNSKAEMEFAVEVEVLGRVRHKNLLGLRGYCVGTDQRLIVYDYMPNLSLLSHLHGQYSKEVQLDWKRRMKVAIGSAEGLLYLHHEVTPHIIHRDIKASNVLLDSDFEPLVADFGFAKLIPEGVSHMTTRVKGTLGYLAPEYAMWGKVSQSCDVYSFGILLLELVTGRKPIEKLQGGVKVTITEWAEPYITKGRFRDLVDSKLRGNFDEAQVKQAINIAALCVQSDPDRRPDMNEVVGLLKGCEPKPKVRHTRMESIKYKDELVAIDQATDDDDDDDGESNGYGVFSALEVQNMKAPYKHGVSRTTTKF from the exons ATGGGATCTTCCTTCAGTTGCTGTGGTTCTGAGAAAGTAGATGAAGG gtCACCAACAGTAGGAGGAGGTAGCAATACATGGAGGATTTTCACATACAAAGAGTTGCATGTTGCTACTAATGGATTTAGTGAAGATAACAAGCTTGGAGAAGGAGGCTTTGGAAGTGTCTATTGGGGTAAAACTACTGATGGCCTTCAG ATAGCTGTGAAGAAATTGAAAGCGATGAATTCAAAGGCGGAAATGGAGTTTGCGGTTGAGGTGGAAGTTCTTGGGAGGGTTAGGCACAAGAACTTGCTAGGGTTAAGAGGTTATTGTGTTGGGACTGATCAGAGGCTAATAGTGTATGATTACATGCCTAATCTCAGCTTGCTTTCTCATTTACATGGCCAATACTCTAAAGAAGTTCAGCTTGATTGGAAGAGGAGAATGAAGGTTGCTATTGGCTCAGCTGAAGGCCTCCT GTACTTGCACCATGAGGTAACACCCCACATAATCCACAGAGACATAAAGGCAAGCAATGTGCTATTGGATTCAGATTTTGAGCCATTAGTGGCTGATTTTGGGTTTGCAAAACTGATCCCAGAAGGGGTTAGTCACATGACCACACGTGTGAAGGGGACTCTAGGGTACTTAGCCCCAGAATATGCCATGTGGGGTAAGGTCTCCCAAAGCTGTGATGTTTACAGCTTTGGAATTCTTCTCTTAGAGCTAGTAACTGGGCGAAAGCCCATTGAGAAGCTCCAAGGTGGTGTCAAGGTCACAATAACTGAATGGGCCGAGCCTTACATAACCAAAGGGAGGTTTAGGGATCTTGTGGACTCGAAACTCAGAGGTAATTTTGATGAGGCCCAAGTCAAACAGGCCATTAATATTGCGGCCCTCTGTGTGCAAAGCGACCCTGATAGAAGGCCCGATATGAATGAAGTTGTTGGGCTTTTGAAAGGGTGTGAGCCCAAGCCCAAAGTGAGGCATACAAGGATGGAGAGCATTAAATATAAGGATGAATTGGTAGCCATTGATCAAGCCacggatgatgatgatgatgatgatggagaAAGTAATGGGTATGGTGTGTTTAGTGCTTTGGAGGTTCAAAACATGAAAGCTCCTTACAAACATGGAGTTAGTAGAACTACTACTAAATTTTAA